A region of Paractinoplanes abujensis DNA encodes the following proteins:
- a CDS encoding helix-turn-helix transcriptional regulator, with protein MLVERSKLLEELDDLMDRSTRGRGAFAEVSGPTAMGKTTVLNHLAHRASKSGSTVLSVVNTPHDRSHPFSGLAQLYHALHAHTPDGDGLGETAPLASATDRDDLAAVARHTHRVVAELAAERHLLITVDDVQHTDEATLYCLRYLAQRLTELSVTLMMTRGPLLLDEPAPRILDDLIYQPSVRRFQLQRLSLDGVRKLAASLSTTDLPDAFVAELHRLSVGNPLLVEALVEDHQLRLAADPETGAEQDLSSGPVFQQVLLACIHRLGPQAVRVAQCVALLGGASTPLLLSRLSGLTEELVRRCLSLLSGVGVLDERLRHPAMRQALLHEMPHDEVTDLRHRAATLLYEDGAPLPVVATHLLNSSPLHEEWVVPVLQEVARQALLDGDVSRSLTCLRLAQECCLDEGERLSVMSQYALGQWQLKPGNSAQHFLRLKSPITAGKLGGTEALKVAEGMMFHLHFDEAMEIVDQENEGQGNDGRESTLTALHGTRLLMSAEFLGLLNRPDRPLPRNPLPATSPSDVRALRALTLALERGADEEAIDLAEQVLQGSQAPEPWKQQAHSAALMALCYADQLDMAHRWYEAVTADSLSPDVAGRRGLLECAGAVISLRRGQLARAAQQAETARTQLSGRTWNVGSAAALAVLVESLTAMGHHEKVVKLLASEPPQALFQTRAGLHYLYARGRHHLATGKHSMALNDFLGCGTLMQRWNVDTPALAPWRLGAAEAWIRLGDRDRAAQLVDKQLAAPESGLTRSRGMTLHTLARLQPTKKQPPILLDAYACLEAGGAWHEAAAVLVDLSRAYQQMGETVVARKTAQRAWRLAKSCGAELLCQALRPTRASATAKVEEIAGPGDEQSFGGLSKSEQRVAVLATQGYSNREIADRLFITVSTVEQHLTRVYRKLGVGNREQLLELGNSLLAVTADVAQPEPKQRKRLSTRHAYGMLAPIFGWWADHLSALVIIA; from the coding sequence GTGTTAGTAGAGCGCTCGAAGTTGCTCGAAGAGCTCGACGATTTGATGGATCGGTCCACTCGCGGCAGAGGCGCCTTCGCCGAGGTCAGCGGGCCGACCGCGATGGGCAAGACCACTGTGCTCAACCACCTGGCCCACCGGGCCTCGAAGTCCGGCAGCACGGTGCTCAGCGTGGTGAACACGCCGCACGACCGCAGCCACCCGTTCAGCGGGCTGGCCCAGCTGTATCACGCGTTGCACGCGCACACCCCCGACGGTGACGGGCTGGGCGAGACCGCCCCGCTCGCCTCGGCCACGGATCGCGACGACCTGGCGGCGGTCGCCCGGCACACCCACCGGGTCGTGGCCGAGCTGGCCGCGGAACGCCACCTGCTGATCACCGTGGACGACGTCCAGCACACCGACGAGGCGACGCTCTATTGCCTGCGCTATCTGGCGCAGCGACTGACCGAGCTGTCGGTGACCCTGATGATGACCCGCGGCCCGCTGCTGCTCGACGAGCCGGCCCCGCGCATCCTCGACGACCTCATCTACCAGCCCAGTGTGCGGCGCTTCCAGCTGCAGCGGCTCTCCCTGGACGGGGTCCGCAAACTGGCCGCGAGCCTGAGCACGACCGATCTCCCGGACGCGTTCGTGGCCGAGCTGCACCGGCTCAGCGTGGGCAACCCGCTGCTGGTGGAGGCCCTGGTCGAGGATCACCAGCTGCGCCTCGCGGCGGACCCCGAGACCGGCGCCGAGCAGGACCTGTCCAGCGGGCCGGTGTTCCAGCAGGTGCTGCTGGCCTGCATCCATCGGCTGGGCCCGCAGGCGGTCCGGGTGGCGCAGTGCGTTGCGCTGCTGGGCGGCGCGTCCACCCCGCTGCTGCTGAGCCGGCTCAGCGGCCTCACCGAGGAACTGGTCCGCCGGTGCCTCAGCCTGCTCAGCGGCGTCGGTGTGCTCGACGAGCGGCTGCGGCACCCCGCCATGCGCCAGGCGCTGCTGCACGAGATGCCCCACGACGAGGTGACCGACCTGCGGCACCGCGCGGCCACCCTGCTCTACGAGGACGGCGCGCCCCTTCCGGTTGTCGCCACGCACCTGCTCAACTCGAGCCCGCTGCACGAGGAGTGGGTGGTGCCGGTGCTGCAGGAAGTCGCCCGGCAGGCCCTGCTCGACGGCGATGTGAGCAGGAGCCTGACGTGCCTGCGACTGGCCCAGGAGTGCTGCCTGGACGAGGGGGAACGCCTGTCGGTGATGTCGCAGTACGCCCTCGGCCAGTGGCAGCTCAAGCCGGGCAACTCGGCTCAGCATTTCCTGCGGCTCAAGAGCCCCATCACCGCGGGCAAGCTGGGCGGCACGGAAGCGCTGAAGGTCGCCGAGGGCATGATGTTCCACCTGCACTTCGACGAGGCCATGGAGATCGTCGACCAGGAGAACGAGGGCCAGGGCAACGACGGCCGGGAGAGCACGCTGACGGCGTTGCACGGCACCCGCCTGCTCATGTCGGCCGAGTTCCTGGGGCTGCTCAACCGCCCCGACCGGCCGCTGCCCCGCAATCCCCTGCCGGCCACGTCACCGTCGGACGTGCGCGCTCTGCGCGCCCTGACGCTCGCCCTGGAGCGCGGCGCCGACGAGGAGGCCATCGACCTGGCCGAGCAGGTGCTGCAGGGCAGCCAGGCGCCGGAGCCGTGGAAGCAGCAAGCACATTCGGCCGCGCTGATGGCGCTCTGTTACGCGGATCAGCTGGACATGGCCCACAGGTGGTACGAGGCGGTGACGGCCGACTCCCTGTCGCCGGACGTGGCCGGTCGGCGCGGGCTGCTGGAATGCGCCGGTGCGGTGATCTCGTTGCGGCGCGGACAGCTGGCCCGGGCGGCGCAGCAGGCCGAGACGGCACGGACGCAGCTGTCCGGGCGCACCTGGAACGTCGGCAGCGCGGCGGCGTTGGCCGTTCTGGTCGAGTCGCTGACCGCGATGGGTCATCACGAGAAGGTCGTGAAGCTGCTCGCCTCGGAGCCGCCGCAGGCGCTGTTCCAGACCCGGGCCGGCCTGCACTACCTGTACGCGCGGGGCCGGCACCATCTCGCGACCGGCAAGCACAGCATGGCGTTGAACGACTTCCTCGGCTGCGGCACGCTGATGCAGCGCTGGAACGTCGACACGCCGGCCCTGGCGCCGTGGCGGCTGGGGGCGGCGGAGGCCTGGATCCGGCTGGGCGACCGGGATCGCGCGGCGCAGCTCGTCGACAAGCAACTCGCGGCGCCCGAGTCGGGCCTGACGCGGTCGCGGGGCATGACTCTGCACACCCTGGCCCGGCTGCAGCCGACGAAGAAGCAACCCCCGATCCTGCTCGACGCGTACGCCTGCCTGGAGGCCGGTGGCGCCTGGCACGAGGCAGCCGCCGTGCTCGTCGACCTGAGCCGCGCCTACCAGCAGATGGGTGAGACGGTGGTCGCCCGCAAGACGGCGCAGCGGGCCTGGCGGCTCGCCAAGAGCTGCGGCGCCGAGCTGCTGTGCCAGGCGTTGCGCCCGACGCGCGCGTCCGCGACGGCCAAGGTCGAGGAGATCGCCGGGCCGGGCGACGAGCAGAGCTTCGGCGGGCTCAGCAAGTCCGAGCAGCGGGTCGCGGTGCTCGCCACCCAGGGCTACAGCAACCGGGAGATCGCGGACCGCCTGTTCATCACCGTCAGCACGGTGGAGCAACACTTGACGCGGGTCTATCGGAAACTGGGCGTCGGCAACCGGGAACAACTGCTGGAGCTGGGCAACTCCCTGCTGGCGGTGACGGCGGATGTTGCGCAGCCGGAACCGAAGCAGCGCAAGCGTTTGAGCACGCGGCACGCGTACGGGATGCTCGCCCCGATCTTCGGCTGGTGGGCCGACCACCTGTCGGCGTTGGTGATCATCGCCTGA
- a CDS encoding proline iminopeptidase-family hydrolase has translation MAAPKPFVPAAKGTVPFRQYATWYRVTGAADAGRPALVVVHGGPGATHDYLLPLAAFAERGWPVVHYDQIGNGGSTHLPDADPGFWTPELFLSELDNLLRRLGIADNYVLFGQSWGGMLAARHASARPAGLRGLIVANAPASYPLWRAEMEVLRSQLPPGIDAVLRRHEAAGTTGSDEYLQAMQVFYGRHFCRLDPLPALLVATFIETNADPTVYHTMNGPNEFHVIGSLRDWSVIDDLPRIGVPTLVISGRHDEATPVTVRPYQDLIPDARWEIFEDSSHAPHFEEPQRFTEVLGAFLDSLGAPGAQTTTLNGG, from the coding sequence ATGGCCGCTCCCAAACCTTTCGTCCCCGCGGCCAAGGGGACCGTGCCGTTCCGGCAGTACGCCACGTGGTACCGCGTCACCGGGGCTGCGGACGCCGGCCGTCCCGCTCTCGTCGTCGTGCACGGCGGACCCGGAGCCACCCACGACTACCTGCTGCCGCTGGCCGCCTTCGCCGAGCGCGGCTGGCCGGTCGTCCACTACGACCAGATCGGCAACGGTGGCTCCACCCACCTCCCCGACGCCGACCCGGGTTTCTGGACCCCCGAGCTGTTCCTCTCAGAACTCGACAACCTGCTCCGCCGGCTGGGCATCGCCGACAACTACGTCCTGTTCGGACAGTCCTGGGGCGGCATGCTGGCCGCCCGCCACGCCTCGGCCCGCCCTGCCGGGCTCCGCGGGCTGATCGTCGCCAACGCGCCGGCCTCCTATCCGTTGTGGCGCGCCGAGATGGAGGTGCTGCGGTCCCAGCTGCCGCCCGGCATCGACGCGGTCCTGCGGCGCCACGAGGCCGCCGGCACCACCGGCAGCGACGAATACCTCCAGGCGATGCAGGTGTTCTACGGCCGGCACTTCTGCCGCCTGGACCCCCTGCCCGCATTGCTGGTGGCCACCTTCATCGAGACCAACGCCGATCCGACCGTGTACCACACCATGAACGGTCCCAACGAGTTCCATGTCATCGGCAGCCTGCGCGACTGGTCCGTCATCGACGACCTGCCGCGCATCGGCGTGCCCACCCTGGTCATCTCCGGTCGACACGACGAGGCCACCCCCGTCACCGTCCGGCCGTACCAGGACCTCATCCCGGACGCCCGCTGGGAGATCTTCGAGGACTCCAGCCACGCCCCGCACTTCGAGGAGCCGCAGCGGTTCACCGAGGTGCTGGGTGCGTTTCTTGACTCCCTTGGCGCGCCCGGCGCGCAGACCACGACGCTGAACGGAGGCTGA
- a CDS encoding KamA family radical SAM protein, translating to MSPSGPAAVQSQRFRALGARQIDAIATRFPLTPEQVETVRLLSQVLPFRVNEYTLSELIDWDSVPDDPMFRMVFPQRGMLSPQDEHLLTAATVTGDRQAVTAAVKEIRGRLNPHPSGQQELNVPRIDGSPAPGLQHKYRETVLYFPSQGQSCHSYCTYCFRWAQFVGDADLRFATPRPDVLVRYLREHPEVHDVLITGGDPMIMGTDRLLEHLQPLLEVPTVRTVRIGTKSIAYWPQRFVTDTDADDLLRLFEQVTKAGRLLAVMAHFTHPRELNTTLAVQALARIRATGAVVYCQAPLIGRINDDARTWSSLWRAEIAAGAVPYYMFVERNTGPYEYFKVPLAKAADVFRAAYQTLPGLARTVRGPVMSATPGKVVVDGVEETAHGRFFQLRMLQARNPALVGRPFRARFSATAAWLDDLEPAADTPADIAAAVWGGSPGKP from the coding sequence ATGTCGCCGTCAGGTCCCGCAGCCGTCCAGAGCCAACGGTTCCGCGCGTTGGGCGCGCGACAGATCGATGCCATCGCCACCCGGTTCCCCCTCACCCCGGAACAGGTGGAGACGGTCCGGTTGCTCTCCCAGGTGCTGCCGTTCCGCGTCAACGAATACACGCTGTCGGAACTCATCGACTGGGACAGCGTGCCCGACGACCCGATGTTCCGGATGGTGTTCCCCCAGCGCGGCATGCTGTCGCCGCAGGACGAGCACCTGCTGACGGCGGCCACCGTCACCGGGGACCGGCAGGCGGTCACCGCGGCGGTCAAGGAGATCCGGGGGCGGCTCAACCCGCACCCCTCCGGCCAGCAGGAGCTGAACGTCCCGCGCATCGACGGCTCGCCCGCCCCGGGGCTGCAGCACAAATACCGGGAGACCGTGCTCTACTTCCCGAGTCAGGGACAGTCCTGCCATTCCTACTGCACCTACTGTTTCCGGTGGGCGCAGTTCGTCGGGGACGCCGACCTCCGGTTCGCCACCCCGCGCCCCGATGTGCTCGTACGCTATCTGCGCGAGCATCCCGAGGTGCACGACGTGCTGATCACCGGCGGCGACCCGATGATCATGGGGACCGACCGGCTCCTCGAGCACCTGCAGCCGCTGCTCGAGGTGCCGACGGTGCGCACCGTCCGGATCGGCACCAAGTCGATCGCCTACTGGCCGCAGCGCTTCGTCACCGACACCGACGCGGACGACCTGCTGCGGCTGTTCGAGCAGGTCACCAAAGCCGGGCGCCTGCTCGCGGTGATGGCGCACTTCACCCACCCCCGCGAGCTGAACACCACGCTCGCCGTCCAGGCGCTCGCCCGTATCCGGGCCACCGGCGCCGTCGTGTACTGCCAGGCGCCGCTGATCGGGCGGATCAACGACGACGCCCGGACGTGGAGTTCGCTGTGGCGCGCCGAGATCGCCGCCGGGGCCGTGCCGTACTACATGTTCGTCGAGCGCAACACCGGGCCGTACGAGTACTTCAAAGTGCCACTGGCGAAGGCGGCCGACGTGTTCCGCGCGGCCTACCAGACCCTCCCCGGGCTGGCCCGGACCGTCCGCGGGCCGGTGATGTCGGCGACCCCGGGCAAGGTCGTGGTGGACGGCGTCGAGGAGACCGCCCACGGGCGGTTCTTCCAGCTGCGGATGCTCCAGGCCCGGAATCCCGCGCTGGTCGGCCGTCCGTTCCGGGCCCGCTTCTCGGCCACCGCGGCCTGGCTGGACGACCTGGAACCGGCCGCGGACACGCCCGCCGACATCGCCGCCGCGGTCTGGGGCGGTTCCCCCGGTAAACCCTGA
- a CDS encoding pyridoxal phosphate-dependent aminotransferase, with product MLTELASRPMSPNLALNQQVAERRANGEDILHLGFGESRLPAFEPLVDSLIAGARRNAYGPVQGDAAVRAAVAGYFTRRRLPTEPGQVMVAPGSKPLLMALNLVLPGDVVLARPAWNSYAPQAFLAGRHTIAVPIPAEAGGVPDPAALVRAIAAARRAGRDPRTVVLTLPDNPTGTLAPPALIRRICAIAEQEDLTVVSDEIYRDVLHDPATPFLSPAEVIPHRTVVTSGLSKSLALGGWRIGVARFPGDDTGRVLRDNVLSVASEVWSTLAAPMQEVATYAFAEPAVLRDHLAAGARLHGAVARAVHGILTAAGAACRPPTGGFYVYPDFEPLRPVLAAKGVTDSPSLARHLLDTSGLAVLAGHLLGDDPGALRFKAATSMLYGDTAAQQREALDAADPLTLPHVAAGLRRIDDGVRALVA from the coding sequence GTGCTCACCGAGCTCGCGTCCCGCCCGATGTCGCCCAACCTGGCACTCAACCAGCAGGTCGCCGAGCGGAGAGCGAACGGTGAGGACATCCTGCACCTCGGCTTCGGCGAGTCCCGCCTGCCGGCGTTCGAGCCCCTGGTGGACAGCCTGATCGCCGGTGCCCGGCGCAACGCGTACGGCCCGGTTCAGGGCGACGCCGCCGTACGGGCCGCCGTGGCCGGCTACTTCACCCGCCGCCGGCTGCCGACCGAGCCGGGCCAGGTGATGGTCGCCCCGGGCAGCAAACCCCTGCTCATGGCGCTCAACCTGGTGCTGCCCGGTGACGTCGTCCTGGCCCGGCCGGCCTGGAACTCCTACGCGCCGCAGGCCTTCCTGGCCGGCCGGCACACCATCGCGGTGCCGATCCCGGCCGAGGCGGGCGGGGTGCCCGATCCGGCCGCGCTGGTCCGCGCGATCGCCGCGGCCCGGCGGGCCGGTCGCGACCCGCGGACCGTCGTGCTGACCCTGCCGGACAACCCCACCGGCACGCTCGCCCCGCCCGCCCTGATCCGCCGGATCTGCGCGATCGCCGAGCAGGAGGACCTCACCGTCGTCTCCGACGAGATCTACCGGGACGTCCTGCACGACCCGGCCACGCCTTTCCTCAGCCCGGCCGAGGTGATCCCGCATCGCACCGTGGTCACCAGCGGGCTGTCCAAGAGCCTGGCGCTCGGTGGCTGGCGCATCGGGGTGGCCCGCTTCCCCGGCGACGACACGGGGCGAGTGCTGCGCGACAACGTCCTCTCGGTGGCCAGCGAGGTGTGGTCCACCCTGGCCGCCCCCATGCAGGAGGTCGCCACCTACGCCTTCGCCGAGCCGGCCGTCCTGCGCGACCATCTCGCCGCCGGCGCCCGCCTGCACGGCGCCGTGGCCCGGGCCGTGCACGGCATCCTCACCGCCGCCGGCGCCGCATGCCGGCCGCCGACCGGCGGCTTCTACGTCTACCCCGACTTCGAGCCGCTGCGCCCGGTGCTGGCCGCCAAGGGCGTCACCGACTCCCCTTCGCTGGCCCGCCACCTGCTCGACACCAGTGGTCTGGCGGTGCTGGCCGGGCATCTGCTCGGCGACGACCCCGGCGCGCTGCGCTTCAAGGCCGCAACCAGCATGCTGTACGGCGACACGGCCGCGCAGCAACGGGAAGCGCTGGACGCCGCCGACCCGCTGACCCTGCCGCACGTCGCGGCCGGGCTCCGCCGGATCGACGACGGCGTCCGCGCGCTGGTCGCCTGA